A window from Lactiplantibacillus pentosus encodes these proteins:
- a CDS encoding alpha/beta fold hydrolase — protein sequence MTTNLFEDVVVRTTKLGDLPVLHVFAASQAQTKLPTIIDYHGWTNQTATELSAAYQLVRAGFRVILPTAYLHGSRNDGTDLDRHPEHFWSIVGHSVAEFPQLVDSLVAAGITDADKIGVMGTSMGGITAAGVMATQPQVVAGVSLIGSPEPVAFAKDQVAQLPAALQAKLPDELITKTYQQLAKFDLSEHPEALAGRPMFFFNGTADQMVPYQYVRDFKHRFKDTPALSATVFKRAEGGVHHVPHKIQEAAVDFLAANILK from the coding sequence ATGACAACGAATTTATTTGAAGACGTGGTAGTCCGTACGACCAAATTGGGCGATTTGCCCGTCTTACACGTGTTTGCAGCGAGTCAAGCACAGACGAAGTTACCAACGATTATCGATTATCATGGTTGGACGAACCAAACGGCAACAGAACTATCCGCGGCCTATCAACTAGTTCGCGCTGGTTTTCGGGTCATTTTACCAACTGCTTATTTGCATGGTAGCCGCAATGATGGCACTGACTTAGACCGCCATCCGGAACACTTTTGGTCGATCGTCGGCCATTCGGTGGCTGAATTTCCACAATTAGTGGATAGTTTAGTTGCGGCTGGAATCACTGATGCGGACAAGATCGGCGTGATGGGGACTTCCATGGGTGGTATTACCGCTGCAGGTGTGATGGCCACGCAGCCGCAAGTTGTTGCCGGCGTGTCACTGATTGGGTCACCTGAACCGGTCGCATTCGCCAAGGACCAAGTTGCGCAGCTACCAGCAGCCTTACAAGCCAAACTACCGGACGAACTGATTACCAAAACGTATCAACAGTTGGCCAAGTTTGACTTATCAGAACATCCAGAAGCGCTGGCTGGGCGTCCAATGTTCTTCTTTAACGGAACGGCCGACCAGATGGTGCCATATCAATATGTGCGCGATTTCAAGCACCGTTTCAAAGATACCCCAGCCCTGAGTGCAACGGTCTTCAAACGTGCTGAGGGTGGCGTTCATCACGTGCCACACAAGATTCAGGAAGCTGCGGTCGACTTTTTAGCGGCTAATATTTTGAAGTAA
- a CDS encoding thioredoxin family protein, producing MATATLSDEEIRDRIKTGKHMLFFTADWCPDCAFIKPVMPQIEAKYDQYDWITVDRDANIEIAQDMGVMGIPSFVGIEDGQEIGRYVDKFRKTQKQVEDFLDTLEK from the coding sequence ATGGCAACTGCAACTTTAAGCGACGAAGAAATTCGCGACCGAATCAAGACGGGTAAGCATATGTTATTCTTTACGGCGGACTGGTGCCCGGATTGCGCGTTTATTAAACCAGTAATGCCCCAAATCGAAGCCAAGTACGACCAATACGATTGGATTACGGTTGACCGTGACGCGAACATTGAAATCGCTCAAGACATGGGTGTAATGGGTATTCCTAGTTTCGTTGGTATTGAAGATGGTCAAGAAATTGGCCGCTATGTCGACAAGTTCCGTAAGACGCAAAAACAAGTTGAAGATTTCTTAGATACACTTGAAAAGTAA
- a CDS encoding PLP-dependent transferase, with protein MTKQTDELHIETRLAQAGNRSDDEKTGAISAPIYLSTAYRHAGLGQSTGFDYPREAQPTRCILEQVLAEMEHGVAAYALTSGMAAIQLVFTLFHSGDKIIVSDDLYGGSYRFFDLLHDHYHLDFAVWDGQDQAALATLADEHTVALWLETPSNPTMKVIDIQATAATAHDHGLKLIVDNTFYTPLIQKPLDLGADIVVHSATKYLAGHNDVLAGAVVVKDQADAKALEFNLVTTGAVLDPFDAWLLLRSLKTLPLRLHQQEANAQSLVKTLTADAHVSRVLYPGRGGMISFYLADGTDVDTFLRALNVISFAESLGGVESLLTVPAVQTHADLTPEQRAEKGITPNLLRLSVGIENVADLAADLQQALQRASE; from the coding sequence ATGACAAAGCAGACAGATGAGTTACATATTGAAACCCGGTTAGCGCAAGCGGGTAATCGGAGTGATGATGAGAAGACCGGGGCAATTTCAGCACCGATTTATTTATCAACGGCGTATCGGCATGCCGGTCTCGGCCAATCGACGGGCTTTGATTATCCGCGTGAAGCACAACCCACGCGATGTATTTTGGAACAAGTGTTAGCTGAAATGGAACACGGGGTGGCCGCTTATGCGCTCACTTCAGGTATGGCCGCGATTCAGTTGGTCTTCACGTTATTCCATAGTGGGGACAAAATTATCGTTTCAGACGATTTGTACGGTGGCTCGTATCGATTCTTCGACTTACTGCATGACCACTATCACTTGGATTTTGCGGTCTGGGACGGACAAGACCAGGCGGCATTGGCAACTTTAGCGGATGAACACACCGTTGCGTTATGGCTCGAAACGCCATCTAATCCAACGATGAAAGTCATTGATATTCAGGCAACCGCTGCGACTGCGCATGACCACGGGTTAAAATTGATTGTGGATAACACGTTCTATACGCCGCTGATTCAAAAGCCGTTAGACCTGGGTGCTGACATCGTCGTGCATTCAGCGACCAAGTATCTGGCTGGCCACAATGACGTGCTGGCTGGCGCAGTCGTGGTCAAAGACCAGGCGGATGCCAAGGCCTTAGAATTCAATCTGGTGACGACCGGTGCCGTGTTAGATCCATTTGACGCGTGGTTGCTATTGCGAAGCCTGAAGACGTTGCCGCTTCGTTTACACCAACAAGAAGCTAATGCCCAATCGCTCGTCAAAACGCTGACGGCGGATGCACACGTGTCACGGGTCTTATACCCCGGTCGCGGCGGTATGATCAGTTTTTATCTGGCTGACGGGACCGACGTTGACACCTTCCTACGCGCGTTAAACGTGATTTCCTTTGCCGAAAGCCTGGGTGGGGTCGAGAGCTTGCTGACCGTTCCCGCCGTCCAGACACACGCCGATTTGACGCCTGAACAGCGCGCTGAAAAGGGCATCACGCCGAACTTATTACGTTTGTCAGTCGGTATCGAAAACGTGGCCGATTTAGCAGCTGATTTACAACAAGCGTTGCAACGTGCGAGCGAATAG
- a CDS encoding DUF2798 domain-containing protein, protein MPRNLKEEVVFTAIMAGLMVFVMTAYNVTLAQGFSSGLVMAILSGYPLGLFVAILLDLLVVGPIAKRLAFKYIINDYMRKKVVLIGITISVLMVLGMVTCMSFFGIAVEGELAGGHVLATYGHTWIFNLIVALPLQLLIVGPIARAVLGKMQQATANTESAATVEEED, encoded by the coding sequence ATGCCACGTAATTTAAAAGAAGAAGTTGTTTTCACTGCCATCATGGCTGGCTTAATGGTCTTTGTCATGACCGCCTACAACGTTACCCTCGCTCAAGGCTTTAGTAGCGGCTTGGTAATGGCAATCCTTAGTGGCTACCCACTCGGTTTATTCGTTGCGATCCTGTTAGACTTATTGGTCGTGGGACCAATTGCCAAACGATTAGCTTTCAAATATATCATTAATGATTACATGCGTAAAAAGGTCGTCTTAATCGGAATTACGATTTCCGTCTTGATGGTGCTGGGCATGGTGACTTGCATGTCCTTCTTCGGCATCGCAGTCGAAGGTGAATTGGCTGGCGGTCACGTCTTAGCGACTTATGGTCATACTTGGATCTTTAACTTGATTGTTGCCCTTCCACTCCAACTGCTCATCGTTGGCCCAATCGCCCGCGCTGTGCTTGGAAAGATGCAACAAGCAACGGCGAACACTGAGTCCGCAGCTACGGTAGAAGAAGAAGATTAA
- a CDS encoding Tim44 domain-containing protein → MKKWLSFGGLFLCLLMAPINVQARAGGNYGGGGGSDSTSTWNRSSSDEYYDDRREFDRPRIITGWRHNATGGGFGLLVAVIAIKRLLQRRRQNLLANQTDLPPTLAAAFETLFYEVEAAWTRNDLTSLHRLMGPGYYQYQRCIIIGFMIQRKFNELDSLHLISLRQLDNGPGRAINILVTAQARDYFRYANKSATFNQQAKDSAYIERFQEIWTVKWDAQHQLRCHQITAVQPDTDDNVR, encoded by the coding sequence TTGAAAAAATGGTTAAGCTTTGGGGGCTTATTCCTATGCTTATTAATGGCACCAATCAACGTCCAAGCACGTGCAGGTGGCAATTACGGCGGTGGCGGCGGCAGTGATTCGACGTCTACTTGGAATCGGTCGAGCAGCGACGAATATTATGATGACCGCCGCGAATTTGACCGTCCCAGGATAATAACTGGTTGGCGGCACAATGCAACTGGTGGCGGTTTCGGCTTACTAGTCGCTGTTATCGCTATTAAACGCTTATTACAACGTCGACGCCAGAACTTACTCGCCAATCAAACGGACCTGCCGCCGACCCTAGCAGCGGCCTTTGAAACGCTGTTCTATGAGGTGGAAGCCGCCTGGACGCGTAATGATTTGACGTCGCTACACCGCTTGATGGGACCAGGATATTATCAATATCAACGCTGCATCATTATCGGTTTTATGATCCAGCGCAAGTTCAACGAGCTTGACTCACTGCACCTGATTTCACTCCGCCAGCTCGACAATGGTCCGGGTCGCGCTATCAACATCTTAGTCACCGCGCAGGCCCGCGACTACTTCCGATATGCCAATAAAAGTGCCACGTTCAACCAACAGGCCAAGGATTCAGCTTACATTGAACGCTTTCAAGAAATTTGGACGGTCAAATGGGATGCCCAGCATCAACTGCGGTGTCACCAAATTACGGCGGTTCAGCCAGATACAGACGACAACGTGCGCTAA
- a CDS encoding MerR family transcriptional regulator — protein sequence MKTYGIGAVAERMGLSVATIRYYDEMGLLPFVKRDQAGRRRFTDDNIQLLQMILDLKRAGVAIKDIAHFVSWRLDGDDSLHERYQFLAKHEQTLEDEISQLENSLAYLRFKKWYYRTAEEAGTEKIHLRPGSKQVDPQTYREYQELLQAGQTAQELGNGSKN from the coding sequence GTGAAAACATACGGAATTGGTGCGGTGGCTGAGCGCATGGGACTTTCAGTTGCGACGATTAGATATTATGACGAGATGGGATTACTGCCATTCGTCAAACGCGACCAGGCTGGCCGGCGCCGGTTTACCGACGATAATATTCAGCTATTACAAATGATTTTGGACTTAAAACGAGCCGGCGTTGCCATAAAGGATATTGCGCACTTCGTCTCCTGGCGCTTAGACGGCGACGATTCATTGCACGAGCGCTATCAATTCTTGGCGAAACATGAACAGACGCTCGAAGACGAGATCAGCCAACTCGAAAATTCGCTGGCCTACTTGCGTTTTAAGAAATGGTACTATCGAACTGCCGAAGAAGCTGGTACAGAGAAGATTCATCTACGGCCTGGTTCCAAACAAGTCGACCCGCAAACTTATCGTGAGTATCAAGAATTACTTCAAGCAGGTCAGACCGCTCAGGAACTTGGGAACGGTTCCAAAAATTAA
- a CDS encoding DMT family transporter, with the protein MFLLALIPILMGGGLAMQTAVNAKLRQFVGSPYLASAVSFSVGALFLIVLTLLSGVSPFVSLTTIATNPWWIWLGGLLGVIGLTVNLLLFPRLGSIQTAVLPIFGQIVMGILIDQFGWFASPREPLTIVKVIGLVLVTLGMLVATVRFNHATAEHPVKGLWLWRLLGIGAGMLIATQAAINGHLGMILQSSVHAAMVSFTVGAVLLLLLIAVLRVPTKPLQTALQAGRSYWWMWIGGFLGAAYVFGSAWLVPQIGTGQVVVIALFGQLLFSAIIEQFGWFEAQAQRVKLPRLVGLLLMLVGVIGIHFL; encoded by the coding sequence ATGTTCTTACTAGCTTTAATTCCAATTTTAATGGGCGGTGGTCTGGCCATGCAGACCGCGGTCAATGCCAAATTACGCCAATTTGTGGGGTCTCCCTATTTAGCTTCAGCGGTCTCCTTTAGCGTCGGTGCGCTATTCTTGATCGTACTCACTTTACTGAGTGGCGTCTCACCGTTCGTCTCACTGACGACAATTGCGACCAACCCGTGGTGGATCTGGCTTGGTGGCCTTTTAGGCGTCATTGGTCTAACGGTCAACTTGCTACTCTTCCCACGACTTGGTAGCATTCAAACGGCGGTACTACCGATTTTTGGCCAAATTGTGATGGGTATTCTTATTGACCAATTTGGCTGGTTTGCTTCACCGCGCGAACCGCTCACGATTGTTAAAGTCATCGGATTAGTATTAGTCACCTTGGGCATGCTGGTCGCCACCGTCCGCTTTAATCATGCGACCGCTGAACATCCGGTCAAAGGGCTCTGGCTGTGGCGGTTACTTGGCATCGGTGCTGGGATGCTAATTGCAACTCAGGCAGCCATCAATGGTCATCTAGGCATGATTCTCCAGTCATCCGTCCACGCCGCAATGGTTTCGTTTACCGTCGGCGCAGTGCTCTTACTGTTACTGATTGCCGTCTTACGGGTACCCACTAAGCCACTCCAAACTGCCCTTCAAGCTGGTCGAAGTTACTGGTGGATGTGGATTGGTGGCTTCTTAGGTGCAGCCTATGTTTTCGGTAGTGCCTGGTTAGTCCCTCAGATTGGGACGGGTCAAGTGGTCGTGATTGCATTATTTGGCCAATTGCTGTTCAGTGCCATCATTGAACAATTCGGTTGGTTCGAAGCCCAGGCACAACGGGTCAAACTTCCCCGCTTAGTCGGCCTATTGCTGATGTTAGTAGGCGTGATTGGAATTCATTTCTTATAA
- a CDS encoding lipoate--protein ligase, with the protein MYYVAMKDHEIGRNLATEQYLMNNVDFDEPLVLFYYEEPCIIVGRNQNTLEEINADYVREHNITVTRRLSGGGAVYQDLGNLCFSFVVDSDSQEFGDFKTFTKPIIDALHDMGATTATVSGRNDLLVDGKKFSGNAMYSRNGKTFSHGTLMLNVDLNVVPQALTVPTDKIASKGIKSVRSRVTNLRPYLAPEYQNITVPEFQDALLKELFHVDSLDQIADKEYHVTPEQQKAIDKIYEDYYANWDWVYGKSPEFSVKRRQHFDMGTIDARIKVDDGLINNIKFYGDFFGSGNVQDIEAALNGVRYDHEAIADALADIDLNQYFTGIERTAIIDLIAQ; encoded by the coding sequence ATGTACTATGTCGCAATGAAAGATCATGAAATTGGCCGCAACCTGGCAACAGAACAGTATTTAATGAACAATGTAGATTTTGATGAACCATTGGTCTTGTTCTATTATGAGGAACCTTGCATTATCGTTGGGCGTAATCAAAATACGCTTGAAGAAATCAATGCAGATTATGTTCGTGAACATAATATTACCGTCACTCGTCGGTTATCTGGTGGTGGCGCTGTTTATCAGGACTTAGGCAATCTCTGTTTCAGCTTTGTGGTCGACAGTGATAGCCAAGAATTTGGTGACTTTAAGACGTTTACCAAGCCAATTATCGATGCACTGCACGATATGGGGGCAACGACGGCAACGGTCAGTGGTCGTAACGACTTACTCGTTGATGGCAAGAAGTTTTCTGGTAATGCCATGTATTCGCGGAATGGCAAGACTTTCTCACATGGGACGTTGATGCTGAATGTCGACTTAAACGTCGTGCCACAAGCATTAACCGTTCCAACTGATAAGATTGCATCCAAGGGCATCAAGTCGGTCCGGAGTCGGGTCACGAACTTACGGCCATACCTGGCACCAGAGTATCAAAATATCACGGTGCCAGAATTCCAAGACGCGTTATTGAAGGAATTATTCCACGTTGATTCACTCGACCAAATCGCCGATAAGGAATACCACGTAACGCCTGAACAACAAAAAGCTATTGATAAAATTTACGAAGACTATTATGCTAATTGGGATTGGGTTTACGGCAAATCGCCTGAATTCTCAGTTAAACGGCGGCAACATTTTGATATGGGAACCATTGATGCCCGGATCAAAGTGGATGACGGCTTGATCAATAATATTAAATTTTACGGTGATTTCTTTGGTAGCGGTAACGTCCAAGATATCGAAGCAGCGCTGAACGGGGTGCGTTATGACCATGAAGCCATTGCGGACGCTTTAGCTGATATCGACTTAAACCAGTATTTCACTGGAATTGAACGGACTGCTATCATCGACTTAATTGCCCAGTAA
- a CDS encoding SH3 domain-containing protein, whose product MKIGMTKKVVTSLLLSTALLPMLSGKADTTATATKPSSATKESGATSTASKQVTLSAGSQTDTAATSSETQSASTASQATESTTTTSAASKSDAAATSATSRVTVRAAGAATSQSAKADSTDQQSSSSEAAKQDETAASATAASTTSAVDKLDETAKASAATSQDSQATSDHANSAVTSSAAKSAASADSEAKSAEAKSAESKSAETKPAAEQATPKATPQVETAKVAATIQSPAVAARATRALTSQEIFLSQIKAGAVSGWNKYQVLPSVTAAQAILESGWGRSQLATAGNNLFGIKGSYQGQSIYFPTQEWNGSQYITIQDAFRKYPNWSASVEDHGAFLVENPRYSNLLGVTDYRRVASLLQQDGYATAPTYASSLISIIEYNQLHQWDQEVLNGQTNTGNNNNTQTLPDENVTVTSGTHKFTKTTTIHNSPDQNSASVGTYYAGETVNYNGKLTVNNATWLRYQSYSGVSRYVMISQATNNNNNNHENQATVTPASGSYKFTVKTNIRSAASKSATVVGTYNAGETVYYNGKVTTGGTTWLRYLSYSGAQHYVATSGDEVAPVNKPNVVATSGAYRFTNTTAIKNAPANNAATVGTYNAGDTVYYNGKVTTNGETWLRYLSYSGAQHYVQISGNTGGNSVSKPQVTPQSGSYRFNQTTAIKNAPAGNAANVGTYNAGETVYYNAKVTADGQTWLRYLSYSGAQHYVAISGASSSSNTTSTPTNTTGAFRFVTTTNIRTAPTTRAGIVGQYNPGETVYYNGTVQAEGYTWLRYLSRSGATHYVAMIKN is encoded by the coding sequence TTGAAAATAGGAATGACGAAAAAAGTAGTAACCTCATTATTATTGAGTACCGCTTTATTACCAATGTTAAGTGGTAAGGCGGATACGACAGCGACGGCCACCAAGCCATCTTCTGCAACCAAGGAGAGTGGTGCGACTTCCACTGCCAGCAAGCAAGTGACGCTGAGCGCGGGGAGCCAGACGGATACGGCAGCGACGAGTAGTGAGACGCAATCAGCATCCACTGCCAGCCAGGCCACTGAAAGTACGACAACGACTTCAGCAGCATCGAAGTCGGATGCAGCGGCTACCAGCGCGACCAGCCGGGTAACTGTGCGGGCGGCAGGTGCAGCAACCAGTCAGTCCGCTAAAGCTGACAGTACAGACCAGCAAAGCTCGTCATCGGAAGCAGCTAAGCAGGATGAAACTGCGGCCAGTGCAACGGCTGCTTCAACAACGAGTGCGGTCGACAAGTTAGATGAAACGGCTAAAGCAAGTGCGGCAACCAGCCAAGATAGCCAAGCGACAAGCGACCACGCCAATTCGGCAGTGACCAGTTCAGCTGCTAAATCGGCTGCTTCGGCGGATTCTGAAGCCAAGTCAGCAGAAGCGAAGTCGGCAGAGTCTAAGTCCGCAGAAACCAAACCAGCGGCTGAACAGGCGACGCCAAAAGCCACGCCACAAGTTGAGACGGCCAAAGTTGCGGCTACGATTCAATCGCCAGCTGTGGCAGCACGGGCAACGCGGGCACTTACCAGCCAAGAAATCTTCTTAAGTCAGATTAAAGCGGGTGCGGTCTCTGGTTGGAATAAGTATCAAGTCTTGCCATCCGTAACCGCCGCCCAAGCCATTCTCGAAAGTGGTTGGGGCCGGTCACAATTGGCCACTGCCGGTAATAATTTATTTGGTATCAAGGGGAGTTATCAAGGACAATCGATTTACTTCCCGACTCAGGAATGGAACGGTTCACAATACATCACGATTCAAGATGCGTTCCGGAAATATCCGAACTGGTCAGCTAGTGTTGAAGACCACGGCGCCTTCTTAGTGGAGAACCCACGTTACAGTAATTTACTGGGTGTCACGGACTATCGCCGCGTTGCGAGCCTCTTACAACAAGATGGTTACGCAACCGCGCCAACCTATGCTAGCTCACTGATCAGCATCATTGAATATAACCAGTTACACCAGTGGGATCAAGAAGTTTTAAATGGTCAGACGAATACTGGTAATAACAATAATACTCAGACGCTACCTGACGAAAATGTGACGGTAACGAGTGGTACACATAAGTTCACCAAGACCACGACGATTCACAATTCACCTGACCAAAATAGTGCGTCAGTTGGCACGTATTATGCCGGTGAAACTGTCAACTATAATGGTAAATTGACGGTCAATAATGCCACTTGGCTACGTTACCAATCCTACTCAGGGGTCTCACGGTATGTCATGATTAGTCAAGCAACCAATAACAATAACAACAACCATGAGAATCAAGCTACGGTCACACCAGCTAGTGGTAGTTATAAGTTCACGGTCAAAACCAATATTCGCTCCGCAGCTAGCAAGTCGGCCACGGTCGTTGGCACTTACAATGCCGGTGAGACGGTTTACTACAACGGCAAGGTAACTACTGGCGGTACGACTTGGCTGCGGTACCTGTCCTACTCTGGGGCCCAACATTACGTGGCCACGAGTGGCGATGAAGTTGCGCCAGTCAACAAGCCTAACGTCGTTGCAACCAGTGGGGCTTATCGTTTCACAAATACGACGGCCATCAAGAATGCGCCGGCCAATAATGCGGCCACGGTGGGGACGTATAACGCTGGCGACACTGTTTACTATAATGGTAAGGTGACGACTAACGGTGAGACTTGGTTACGTTACTTATCTTATTCTGGTGCACAACACTACGTTCAAATCAGTGGTAATACCGGTGGCAATAGTGTTTCAAAGCCACAAGTGACACCACAAAGCGGTAGTTACCGGTTCAACCAGACGACAGCGATTAAGAACGCCCCAGCGGGTAATGCTGCCAATGTTGGCACTTACAATGCTGGCGAGACGGTGTACTATAACGCCAAAGTAACCGCTGATGGCCAAACTTGGTTGCGGTACTTGTCCTATTCTGGTGCCCAACACTACGTTGCCATTAGTGGGGCATCATCGTCATCGAACACGACGAGCACGCCAACTAATACCACCGGTGCGTTCCGATTTGTCACGACGACGAATATTCGGACGGCGCCAACAACTCGTGCAGGGATCGTTGGACAATATAATCCAGGTGAAACGGTCTACTATAACGGGACGGTACAAGCAGAAGGCTATACTTGGTTACGGTACCTTAGTCGCTCCGGTGCGACCCACTATGTCGCAATGATCAAGAATTAA
- a CDS encoding universal stress protein, translating into MLQQYQNILVPVDGSKATDEVLRRGIEVAKRNKTHLDILNVLEVNQFSDTYGGAVSGDVIYKLSEDVQKRLEELKQQTIDAGVTDVDIHVRFGNPKTVIAREFPADHHNELIMIGSTGLSAVERLMVGSVTTYVSRNAICDVLIVKPTDTEE; encoded by the coding sequence ATGTTACAACAATATCAAAATATCTTGGTACCAGTTGATGGCTCCAAGGCTACCGATGAAGTTCTTCGTCGGGGCATCGAAGTCGCTAAGCGTAACAAGACGCATCTCGACATTTTAAATGTGTTGGAAGTTAACCAATTCAGTGATACGTACGGCGGTGCGGTCAGTGGTGACGTCATCTACAAGCTATCTGAAGACGTTCAAAAGCGTTTGGAAGAACTCAAGCAACAGACGATTGACGCTGGTGTGACGGACGTTGACATCCACGTTCGTTTTGGTAATCCGAAGACGGTTATCGCACGCGAATTTCCAGCTGACCATCACAATGAATTGATCATGATTGGTTCGACAGGGCTTTCTGCGGTTGAACGGTTAATGGTTGGATCGGTAACGACTTACGTTAGCCGGAACGCGATCTGCGACGTTTTAATCGTTAAACCAACGGACACCGAAGAATAA
- a CDS encoding RluA family pseudouridine synthase has protein sequence MTWTYDLSIPPILNQQTIRTCLRSWLIPKRIQGQLRQTRRIQLNGQPTTIAKTVQTGDQLTLTFIPSDFRTPTSNYLAVATNPVDILYQSTDLLVVNKAAGIKSHPNQPGETGSVLNDLAAALQPTQQAPYMVHRLDQMTSGAMLVALNPVVVPILDRLISEKQIRRKYYAWVRGHFATTTGQFTAPIGHDITDKRKRWVNTDDAQPALTDYEVRETTAHQSLVKLTLHTGRTHQLRVHLAASGHPIIGDPLYDSQAESAPRLMLHAQLLDLQLPFSTTRVLVPAPLPELFEQPRLIDRY, from the coding sequence TTGACGTGGACTTATGATCTCAGCATTCCGCCAATTTTAAATCAACAAACGATCCGTACCTGTCTGCGGTCGTGGCTCATTCCTAAGCGTATTCAGGGCCAACTACGGCAAACCCGCCGCATTCAACTCAATGGTCAGCCCACCACAATTGCCAAAACCGTGCAAACTGGGGACCAGCTCACGTTGACGTTTATTCCCAGCGACTTCCGGACACCAACGTCTAACTATCTGGCGGTTGCGACTAACCCTGTCGATATCTTATATCAGTCAACTGATTTATTGGTCGTCAATAAAGCCGCGGGCATCAAGTCGCATCCGAATCAGCCTGGTGAGACCGGCTCGGTTTTAAACGACCTAGCCGCCGCACTCCAGCCCACTCAGCAAGCACCATACATGGTTCACCGATTAGATCAAATGACCTCTGGCGCAATGCTAGTCGCCTTGAATCCCGTCGTGGTTCCGATCCTGGACCGGCTCATCAGTGAAAAACAAATTCGACGGAAGTATTATGCCTGGGTTCGTGGTCATTTTGCCACAACAACTGGTCAATTCACGGCCCCAATCGGACATGATATCACTGACAAACGTAAGCGGTGGGTCAATACTGACGACGCCCAACCCGCGCTCACCGATTATGAAGTACGTGAGACAACAGCCCACCAGAGCTTAGTCAAGCTGACCTTGCATACTGGCCGCACCCATCAGCTACGGGTTCACCTGGCCGCAAGTGGCCACCCCATTATCGGAGATCCGCTTTATGATTCACAGGCTGAATCAGCGCCCCGTTTGATGCTGCACGCACAATTACTGGATTTGCAACTGCCATTTAGTACCACGCGGGTGCTAGTACCGGCACCATTGCCCGAATTATTTGAGCAACCACGTTTGATTGACCGTTATTAA